One Candidatus Limnocylindrales bacterium genomic window, GATGGTCTGCCTGGTCAGCTGCCAGGCCTCGTCCAGATTGGGAAGCGGCTTGGCGATGATTTTGGGAACGTCGTAGTCGCGGCGGCGCACGATCGTCATGTTGTTGAGATTGACCTCGACGGTCATGCGCGTGCCGCACAGCTTGAGCGTGTTCAGGCCGGGCGCGGCGTTCGTCGAGATGGTCAGCATGCCGGTCCTGTTCTCGCCCTGCATGAGGACGCGCAGCTCCTGCGGCGCCGACGAATCGCCGAGCGAGAAGGCGGTGGCGTGGAGATCGTGCACGGCGCCGAGAAAGTAGAGCTGCAGGTACAGCGGATGCGGCACGAGGTCGCCGATACCGCCGCCGGCCAGCTCGCCCAGCCAGTCGCGGTCGCTGGCGCGGCCCGCCTGGAAGCTCTCGATGGCGACGAGGTCGCCGAGCTCGCCGCTTTCCCACAGCCGCCGCGCCGCCAGCATCGGCGGATCGAACAGGCGATTGTGATCCGCCGTCAGCATGGCGCCGCCGCGTTCGGCGGCGGCCTTCATCGCCTCGACCTCGCGCGGATCGAGCGCCAGCGGCTTCTCGACCAGCG contains:
- a CDS encoding Gfo/Idh/MocA family oxidoreductase, producing MTTDKKRPGAPLRVGIVGCGIIANAHLPYIRKAGGVPVAVADLSIRQSSELADRYGIQRVYRGVEEMLAAEQLDVVHVLTPPHTHARVAIAALERGVHALVEKPLALDPREVEAMKAAAERGGAMLTADHNRLFDPPMLAARRLWESGELGDLVAIESFQAGRASDRDWLGELAGGGIGDLVPHPLYLQLYFLGAVHDLHATAFSLGDSSAPQELRVLMQGENRTGMLTISTNAAPGLNTLKLCGTRMTVEVNLNNMTIVRRRDYDVPKIIAKPLPNLDEAWQLTRQTITNTLDFVRGRIRYYPGMGELIARFYEAIRSGTAAPVSIDEAAAVVEVTARIWQSLEKQERPTRSRVKTSPAPAAAVAV